CCACCTACAAAGGCAACGATATAGAACGTTTCTACCGTTACGGACTGCTAACCAATCCGAATTTGCGCATTTACAAACCCTGGCTGGATCAAACATTTATCGACGAGCTGGGCGGCCGTCAAGAAATGAGCGAATTTCTGATTGCGAATGGCTTTGACTACAAAATGTCTGCCGAAAAAGCCTATTCCACCGATTCAAATATGCTCGGAGCCACGCACGAAGCCAAAGACCTTGAGTTCTTAAATACCGGCATTAAAATCGTAAAACCGATTATGGGCGTTGCATTTTGGGATGAAGGCGTAGCAATCAAACCCGAAGAAGTGACCGTACGCTTTGAAGAAGGCGTGCCTGTTACTTTGAACGGCAAAACCTTTGCCGATCCCGTTGAATTGTTCCTCGAAGCCAACCGTATCGGCGGCAGGCACGGCTTGGGCATGAGCGATCAAATAGAAAACCGAATTATCGAGGCCAAATCGCGCGGTATTTACGAAGCCCCCGGCATGGCTTTGCTGCATATTGCTTACGAGCGCTTGGTAACCGGCATTCACAACGAAGACACGATCGAACAATACCGCATCAACGGCTTGCGCTTAGGCCGCTTACTTTATCAAGGCCGCTGGTTCGACCCGCAAGCATTGATGCTGCGCGAAACAGCCCAACGCTGGGTTGCAAAAGCCATTACCGGCGAGGTTACGCTCGAATTACGCCGCGGTAACGATTATCTGATTTTAAATACGGAATCACCGAATCTGACTTACCAACCCGAACGCCTATCTATGGAAAAAGTGGAAAATGCCGCCTTTACTCCTGCCGACCGTATCGGCCAATTGACCATGCGTAATTTAGACATTACCGATACTCGCGGGAAACTCGGCGTGTACTCGCAAAGCGGTTTGTTGTCTTTGGGAGAAGGTTCCGTGTTACCACAATTAGGACACGATAAAAAATAAATGCCTGTCTGAAAAGCTGTAACGTAGCTTTATAGCGAAATATCCAAATCTGACACAATAAATGCCTGTCTGAAACCGCTTTTTCAGACAGGCATTTATTTATAGCAAATAAAAAGACCGACTAAGCTAGCCGGTCTTTAAATTATTGTAGGTGATGTTGTTAACCTTCAATTCTTACTTCGACTCTACGGCCTTCAACATCATTTCCTTGAGCACCTGTTGTATTCTCAGGCTTGCGTAACTCAATATTCTTCGCATCCACACCTTGAGCTTCCAAGAATGCTTTTACTGCTTGGGCACGTTTTTTAGAAAGCTCCTGATTAGCCTTAACATTGCCTGTGCTGTCGGTAAAGCCACTAATTACCAGTTTCTTACCGTCTTTACCCGCTTTGATTAAGTCTTGTACGATCAGGTTGGCATTATCTGCAATATCACTTTTACCGGTAGCGAAATAGAAAACGGCCAAACCGCTACCTGCCTGTGTATCAAAAGTTACCTCGGCTTTATCACTAGCTAGAGCAGCCGGCTTAGAAGCTGAAGCAGCAGATGCAGGTGCCGCTACTGGAGCAGGAGCCGAAGAAGCTTGAGGCTCGCTGGTTTTGGTTGCTCCGGCGGTTTTAGCGGCTTTATCACCCAAGGCATTCTGAGTATCGGTAGGCAGAACTTTTCCATCCTTGTGTGACAATCCCCATACATAGGCTGTCATGATGTGCATCTTATCATCATCCAGGAAATTGCCCCATGCCGGCATTTGGTTATGGCGGCCATTGGTAATGGTTTCCATAATGGCTTTTTGAGTACCGCCCCACAACCAAGTATCATCCGTTAAATTCGGACCAGTACCTTGAATACCCTGGCCTTTATCACCGTGACAGGTATAACAATTTGCAGGCGGGCCGTGGAAAATGGCATCTCCGCGGGCGGCACGCTCAGAATCGTAGCTGCCTTCGTCTTTAGAGAGGGACATCACATAGTTCGCAACGTCTTTTACCCGCTCCTCGCCCAAAACAGGACCCCATGCAGCCATAATACCGATACGGCCGTTTTTAATGGTTTCATGAATCTTCTCAGGAGTACCGCCCCATAACCAATCATTATCTGTCAAGTTGGGGAAACCGCGGGAACCTTTGGCATCCGAGCCGTGGCATTGAATACAATAGGTATCGAACAGATTTTTACCGATGCGTTGAGCCTGCGGATCTTTTGCTACTTCAGCGATGGGCATTTTGGCAAATTTGGCATAAATTTTGCCATACTCGGCATTTGCTTTTTTTACTTCTTCTTCGTATTGGCCTTTACTGCTCCAGCCTAAAAGACCTTTAAAGTCTCCCAAACCAGGATAAGCCAACAGATAGCCTACGCCAAAACATACTGTCAGAATATATAAGACAAACCACCAGCGCGGCAAAGGATTGTTATATTCTTCAATACCGTCCCATGAATGGCCCATGGTTTTAACATCTTCACCTTTTGGCGGTGCTTTTACTTTGTTCTGAGAAAATAAAAGCCATAACAGCCCAATTATACTCAGTACCACAATAGCAATGATGTAATAACTCCAAAAACTGCTGGTAAATTGTGAATTTGTGTTCATTTATTTAGCTCCGTTATCACGGGATTATGTATTGGGCAGGAATGATCAGTGAGGTGAATCATCATCTTGAATAATACTGTTACCTGCATCTTCATGTTTTTTTTTATTCCGCTTACTGAATACAACATACAGAACCAAAATAAAACTGATGAAAATCCAAACTGTAAACAAGCTCCGCGCCCAATTCACATCCATGACATTACCTTTTCTTCAGCGCCAAGCCCAAACCTTGCAGATAAGCAATTACTGCTTCCATTTCCGATTTGTCTTTCAACAATTCAGGTGCTTTGGCTATTTCTTCATCACTGTACGGAGTACCCACAGCCCGCAAAGCTTTCATTCGAGTAACTACAGATTCCGGATCTACTTTATTGCGTGCCAACCATGGGAAAGCAGGCATATTAGACTCAGGAACAACACTGCGCGGATCCAACAAATGCAAGCGGTGCCATTCGTCAGAGTAACGGCCGCCAACCCTTGCCAAATCAGGCCCTGTGCGTTTTGAACCCCATTGGAAAGGACGGTCATAAACAGACTCTCCTCCAACAGAGTAATGGCCATAGCGCTCGGTTTCAGCACGGAAAGGACGAATCATCTGGGAATGACAGTTATAACAGCCTTCTCGAACATAAACATCACGTCCTGCCACTTGAAGGGCATTATAAGGTTTCACCCCTTTAGTTGGTTCGGTAACGGCCTTCGTGAAAAACAAAGGTACAACTTCAACCAGCAGACCTACACTAATCACCAAAAAAGTGAACACAATCAAAAATCCAACTTTTTCTTCAACAAGTTGTTGTAATTTCATTTTGGTAGCCTATTCTCTTATTCTTTAGTGATGCTGTGATTGGGTTAGTGCAGGAATTTCAGCATCAACCGCTTTACCAACCGAAACAGTACGGAATACGTTATAAGCCATAATCAACATACCGCTCAAATACAACATGCCGCCAGCAAAACGTACCATATAGAAAGGCTTGCTGTCTTTAACAGATTCTACAAATGAATAAGTCAGTGTACCGTCGGCATTTAAAGCACCCCACATCAAGCCTTGCATCACACCCGAAATCCACATAGATGCGATATAAAGCACGACACCAACCGTAGCAATCCAGAAATGCAGCTCAATCAATTTAACACTGTGCATTTCTTTTCGGCCAAACAGACGGGGAACCAAATAGTAAATAGAACCAATGGTAATAAAGCCTACCCAGCCTAACGCTCCTGCGTGAACGTGACCTACCGTCCAGTCAGTATAATGGCTCAATGCATTAACTGTTTTGATAGACATCATCGGGCCTTCGAAAGTAGACATACCATAGAAAGAGAGGGATACCACCAAGAATTTCAGAATCGGGTCTGTGCGCAATTTATCCCACGCACCAGAAAGGGTCATGATACCGTTGATCATACCACCCCAAGAAGGCGCAAACAGAATTAAAGACAACACCATGCCCAATGATTGCGTCCAGTCGGGAAGAGCCGTGTAATGCAAGTGATGTGAGCCTGCCCACATATAGGTAAAAATCAAGGCCCAAAAGTGCACCACAGACAAGCGGTACGAATACACAGGACGACCCGCTTGTTTAGGCACAAAGTAATACATCATGCCCAAAAAGCCGGCTGTAAGGAAAAAACCTACCGCGTTATGGCCATACCACCATTGAACCATGGCATCAATTGCACCTGCGTACACAGGATATGATTTCATCATACCGGCAGGAATACTGATGTTATTTACAATATGCAATAAGGCTACTGCCAAAATGAATGCACCGTAAAACCAGTTTGCCACATAGATGTGTTTGATTTTACGTTTTGCCAATGTTCCAAAGAAAACAACCGCATAAGCCACCCACACTACTGCAATCAGGATATCAATCGGCCACTCTAATTCGGCATATTCTTTACTTTGGGTGTAACCCAACGGCAAGGTAATTGCAGCCAATACAATTACAAGCTGCCAGCCCCAGAATGTGAAGGCCGGCAAGAAGTTGCCGCCGAACAAGCGCGTGTTACAAGTGCGCTGAACAACGTAATAAGACGTGGCAAACAAACCGCACCCGCCGAAAGCAAAAATAACCGCATTGGTATGCAGCGGACGGATACGGCCGAAGTGAAACCACGGGCCGACATCAGAGAGGTTGAGCATGGGTGCAAATAATTGGGCGGCAGCAATCACACCGACCAACATACCCACAACACCCCAAACTACAGTCATGATGGCGAATTGACGCACCACCTTGTAGTTATAAGTTTGCGTTTCCATGAGGATCTCCATTAAACATGGCAATTTAAACATCTGGCAGGTTTGTAAACAAAAGCCGCCTGAAACAGCTTTAAATATAAACCACCTTATTTAACTTATCTTAATTTAACACCTTATCCCCAAACAAGCTTAAAAGGATATGGAAGTTTAACTTCCGTATTTTAAATCAAAATACCGCTTGAACCAAGTCATATCATCATAAAGCCTGCCGAGTCATGCAAATGAGTTGCCAAATATCGGATTTTGTAAGAGTATAAGCTTTATCACAAGCCTTATTTGACCGATATCAAACAGGTTGAAATCCGCAAACAAATCTTAACAAAAAATTTTATTTATGTTGTACTATTCCCTAAGCCCTACTCCAAAAAGCCACTTATGGCAAATTACATTGCGCTACACGCACAAAGCCCATACTTCTTTTGTGCTCCGTTTGCCCAATTGGGTTCCCGGCAGCTATATGATCAGGGATTTTTCACGGCATATTATTTCCATTGAGGCTGACTGTAACGGCCAACCCGCCCTGCTGACCCAAACCGCCAAAAACCTTTGGCAAACGGAAGCCAAAGCAGGAGATTGGCAGATTCATTATACGGTTTATGCCTTTGATCTTTCCGTGCGCGGCTCTTATTTGACTACCGAGCGCGGTTTTTTCGACGGCGCCTGCATGTTTCTCAGTATCGAAGGTCAGGAGCAGCAGCCGTGCTCCCTAACAATCGATCATTTGCCTCAAAATTGGCATACCGCATCTACCCTGCCATGCCTGTCTGAAAACCATTATCAGGCTGCAAACTATGCCGAGCTGATTGATCATCCGTTTGAATTCGGCACCATAGAAACCATCTGTTTCCAAGCTTGCGGCATTCCCCACAGAATCGCCCTCAGCGGCGATTATGCCGATTTCGACCGTGAACGGCTGAGCAGGGACATCCAGAAAATTTGCGAAGCCCAGTTGCAAATGTTTCCTCATCCTGCACCTTTTAAAGAATATTTGTTTATGCTGTATGTCGGCGACAATATCTACGGCGGTTTGGAACACATCAGCAGCACGGCCTTGCAAACCGATAGAAAGTGCCTGCCCCGCAAACACATGAAAGAAGCAGACGAAGACTACACTTTGCTGCTCGGGCTTTTTTCACACGAATACTTCCATGCCTGGAATGTAAAATCCATTAAGCCCGCTGCTTTTCTGCCCTATCGACTCGACAGTGAAAGCTACACAGAGCAGCTGTGGGCATTTGAAGGCATTACTTCCTATTATGATGATTTGTTCCTCGTGCGAAGCGGCGTTATCAGCCCCGAGGCCTATCTGAAACTGCAAGCAAAAAATCTGACCCGGGTGCAGCAAAGCAAAGGCCGCACCAAGCAAACCCTGGCACAATCGAGCTTTACCGCTTGGAATAAGTATTACAAACAAGATGAAAACAGCCCCAACGCAATTGTCAGCTACTATCAAAAAGGAGCGCTGGCTGCGATGTGTTTGGATCTCCTCATCCGTCAACGGAGCAACGGCCAAAAAAGCTTGGACAACATCATGTGCGCGCTATACCAAGCATGGCTCGACACCGGCAAAGGCCTGTCTGAAAACGAATGGCAGCAACAAGCCGAAGCAATCGTAGGATTGGATTTGCAGGATTTCTTTCAAACCGCCCTGTTCAGCACAAACGACCTGCCGCTGGAGGCCTGCCTGAAAAGCGCCGGCATAGCGTTAAAATGGCAAAGCGCCGAGCGCAGCCACGGCGGCGCCTTAGTTGAAAGCTTTGACGAATGCCGAACCGACACACCTGATTTCGGTGCCCGCTTCAAGCAAAACGCAGAAAGCATCACCCTAACCCATATTTTCAACAACGGCAGCGCCGAACATGCCGCATTGTGCGCACAAGACAAAGTCATCGCACTCAACGGTTTTTGCTGTTCGGATTTTGCCCGGCAATGGTCCCAACTTTCCGTGGGAGAAACCGCTACCTTGCACTACTTCCGCCAAGGCGTACTGAAAGAAACCGAAATCACAGTAAAAGCGGCCGAAGCAGATACCGCATTCTTGAAAATCGAAAACCGGCAGCTACTTGAAAAATGGTTGGGCTGTACCGAGCCGCAACCCGACCCAAATGCCTGTCTGAAACCCTAATACAAGAAAGGAAACACCATGAGCTTTTTCCGCCTTACCGATAAACTGTATATCTCTCCCCAACCCAACCGGAATGACGCGGCCGAAGCAGCCAAATTGGGCATCACCGGCGTAATCTGCAACCGCCCCGATCAAGAAGAACCCGATCAGCCGACCTTCACCGAAGTGTCCTCATGGTTTGCCGAATCAGGCATCCGCAACCTCACACACCAACCGGTAGTCGGCCCGCAAATTACCGAATCAGATGCTGAAGCATTTGCCCAAACCCTGGCCTCACACGACGGCCCCGTGCTGGCCTACTGTCGAACCGGCACACGCTGCTCATTATTATGGGCAATGCATCAAGCCGCCCAAGGGAAAGATGCGGCGGCACTGATTGCCGAAGTCAAAGAAAAAACCGGCTTGGATCTGGGCAACTTTGAAGCCAAACTGCAAGCGGCCAAAAACGCAGGCTGATCAATATTGCAAAAGCCGCACGGATACGTTGGCAGCATTTCCAAACGGTAACAACTTCGTCATGCTCAGGTTAAACCTGAGCATGACGATGCACTAAGTTCAAGTTTATTTACGATGCAACAATGCCTGTCTGAAACCTTTTTCAGACAGGCATTCCCATTTCAACAAGCAATAAAAAAGGGGGCAACTGAACAGTTACCCCGAATACCTCAAATCAGAGATTTACGCTTCACAAACATACAGGCTTTCGCCTGTACCTTTATCAGGCAGCTCAACTCTGCCCGATAAAGCCGGTCGTTTTCAGACAGGCATGCAATGCCTGTCTGAAAACATCATTCCCAATTAAGAGAATTGATTCATTGTGTTGTCTTTACCGCCTGCTTTCAACGCAGCTTCACCGGCAAAGTATTCTTTATGGTTGTCACCGATGTCTGAACCGGCCATATTTTGGTGTTTCACACAAGCCAAACCTTGGCGGATTTCCTCACGTTGAACATTCTTCACATAAGCCAGCATACCTTCATCTGCGAAGTAGCCTTTAGCCAAGTTGTCGGTAGACAATGCGGCAGTATGGTAAGTCGGTAGAGTGATGAGGTGATGGAAGATACCTGCTTCGCGGGACGCATCTCTTTGGAAAGTGCGGATTTTCTCGTCTGCTTCTTTAGCCAATTCTGTATCGTCATAATCAACGCTCATCAATTTAGCACGGTCGTATGCAGATACGTCTTTACCGGCTTCTTTCCAAGCATCGAATACTTGCTGGCGGAAGTTCA
This portion of the Neisseria canis genome encodes:
- the argG gene encoding argininosuccinate synthase, whose translation is MSNNHTILQNLPVGQKVGIAFSGGLDTSAALLWMKLKGAKPYAYTANLGQPDEDDYNAIPKKALEYGAEQARLIDCRSQLAHEGIAAIQCGAFHVSTGGIAYFNTTPLGRAVTGTMLVSAMKEDDVNIWGDGSTYKGNDIERFYRYGLLTNPNLRIYKPWLDQTFIDELGGRQEMSEFLIANGFDYKMSAEKAYSTDSNMLGATHEAKDLEFLNTGIKIVKPIMGVAFWDEGVAIKPEEVTVRFEEGVPVTLNGKTFADPVELFLEANRIGGRHGLGMSDQIENRIIEAKSRGIYEAPGMALLHIAYERLVTGIHNEDTIEQYRINGLRLGRLLYQGRWFDPQALMLRETAQRWVAKAITGEVTLELRRGNDYLILNTESPNLTYQPERLSMEKVENAAFTPADRIGQLTMRNLDITDTRGKLGVYSQSGLLSLGEGSVLPQLGHDKK
- the ccoP gene encoding cytochrome-c oxidase, cbb3-type subunit III, translated to MNTNSQFTSSFWSYYIIAIVVLSIIGLLWLLFSQNKVKAPPKGEDVKTMGHSWDGIEEYNNPLPRWWFVLYILTVCFGVGYLLAYPGLGDFKGLLGWSSKGQYEEEVKKANAEYGKIYAKFAKMPIAEVAKDPQAQRIGKNLFDTYCIQCHGSDAKGSRGFPNLTDNDWLWGGTPEKIHETIKNGRIGIMAAWGPVLGEERVKDVANYVMSLSKDEGSYDSERAARGDAIFHGPPANCYTCHGDKGQGIQGTGPNLTDDTWLWGGTQKAIMETITNGRHNQMPAWGNFLDDDKMHIMTAYVWGLSHKDGKVLPTDTQNALGDKAAKTAGATKTSEPQASSAPAPVAAPASAASASKPAALASDKAEVTFDTQAGSGLAVFYFATGKSDIADNANLIVQDLIKAGKDGKKLVISGFTDSTGNVKANQELSKKRAQAVKAFLEAQGVDAKNIELRKPENTTGAQGNDVEGRRVEVRIEG
- a CDS encoding cbb3-type cytochrome oxidase subunit 3 gives rise to the protein MDVNWARSLFTVWIFISFILVLYVVFSKRNKKKHEDAGNSIIQDDDSPH
- the ccoO gene encoding cytochrome-c oxidase, cbb3-type subunit II, with protein sequence MKLQQLVEEKVGFLIVFTFLVISVGLLVEVVPLFFTKAVTEPTKGVKPYNALQVAGRDVYVREGCYNCHSQMIRPFRAETERYGHYSVGGESVYDRPFQWGSKRTGPDLARVGGRYSDEWHRLHLLDPRSVVPESNMPAFPWLARNKVDPESVVTRMKALRAVGTPYSDEEIAKAPELLKDKSEMEAVIAYLQGLGLALKKR
- the ccoN gene encoding cytochrome-c oxidase, cbb3-type subunit I, which gives rise to METQTYNYKVVRQFAIMTVVWGVVGMLVGVIAAAQLFAPMLNLSDVGPWFHFGRIRPLHTNAVIFAFGGCGLFATSYYVVQRTCNTRLFGGNFLPAFTFWGWQLVIVLAAITLPLGYTQSKEYAELEWPIDILIAVVWVAYAVVFFGTLAKRKIKHIYVANWFYGAFILAVALLHIVNNISIPAGMMKSYPVYAGAIDAMVQWWYGHNAVGFFLTAGFLGMMYYFVPKQAGRPVYSYRLSVVHFWALIFTYMWAGSHHLHYTALPDWTQSLGMVLSLILFAPSWGGMINGIMTLSGAWDKLRTDPILKFLVVSLSFYGMSTFEGPMMSIKTVNALSHYTDWTVGHVHAGALGWVGFITIGSIYYLVPRLFGRKEMHSVKLIELHFWIATVGVVLYIASMWISGVMQGLMWGALNADGTLTYSFVESVKDSKPFYMVRFAGGMLYLSGMLIMAYNVFRTVSVGKAVDAEIPALTQSQHH
- a CDS encoding M61 family metallopeptidase, coding for MLYYSLSPTPKSHLWQITLRYTHKAHTSFVLRLPNWVPGSYMIRDFSRHIISIEADCNGQPALLTQTAKNLWQTEAKAGDWQIHYTVYAFDLSVRGSYLTTERGFFDGACMFLSIEGQEQQPCSLTIDHLPQNWHTASTLPCLSENHYQAANYAELIDHPFEFGTIETICFQACGIPHRIALSGDYADFDRERLSRDIQKICEAQLQMFPHPAPFKEYLFMLYVGDNIYGGLEHISSTALQTDRKCLPRKHMKEADEDYTLLLGLFSHEYFHAWNVKSIKPAAFLPYRLDSESYTEQLWAFEGITSYYDDLFLVRSGVISPEAYLKLQAKNLTRVQQSKGRTKQTLAQSSFTAWNKYYKQDENSPNAIVSYYQKGALAAMCLDLLIRQRSNGQKSLDNIMCALYQAWLDTGKGLSENEWQQQAEAIVGLDLQDFFQTALFSTNDLPLEACLKSAGIALKWQSAERSHGGALVESFDECRTDTPDFGARFKQNAESITLTHIFNNGSAEHAALCAQDKVIALNGFCCSDFARQWSQLSVGETATLHYFRQGVLKETEITVKAAEADTAFLKIENRQLLEKWLGCTEPQPDPNACLKP
- a CDS encoding TIGR01244 family sulfur transferase: MSFFRLTDKLYISPQPNRNDAAEAAKLGITGVICNRPDQEEPDQPTFTEVSSWFAESGIRNLTHQPVVGPQITESDAEAFAQTLASHDGPVLAYCRTGTRCSLLWAMHQAAQGKDAAALIAEVKEKTGLDLGNFEAKLQAAKNAG